A genomic segment from Oscillospiraceae bacterium encodes:
- a CDS encoding insulinase family protein — MYINLKKGFYFMFTYETLENGITLATDKIDYVKSATLGIWVKAGSIYESNMQNGISHFIEHMSFKGTEKRSALKLANDLDDIGGQANAFTAKEMTCYYIKVLDSHCLKALEILSDMVLNPRFSKEDIENEKNVVLEEIAMTNDSPDETAVENLINSVWSPSPFCFPILGNEQTVKGFERQKLFEYKNSRYTCDNIVISISGSFDKKQIKAFIEATFKKSQSSPLSIPEPIYRKSIQLLKRDFEQTHIAIGFKSIGTDDSEKNASLSVLNCILGAGMSSRLFQSIREKRGLVYTVSSFPEKHRKNGLFFIYAALKASSQLEAIKLIKQEAINLIDNGLIDGELQRAKEQLKSGVVLGVESTSSRSGYMGRSLCINGKIKPIEQLLNEIDAVNEKQVLELGKEILDFKNSSLCIVGSPTDEDKLSQTLYN; from the coding sequence ATGTATATAAATTTAAAGAAAGGTTTTTATTTTATGTTTACTTATGAAACCTTAGAAAACGGAATTACTCTTGCAACAGATAAAATAGATTATGTTAAATCTGCCACCTTGGGAATTTGGGTTAAAGCAGGCAGTATTTACGAAAGCAATATGCAAAACGGCATATCGCATTTTATAGAGCATATGAGCTTTAAAGGCACAGAAAAACGAAGCGCATTAAAGCTTGCCAATGACCTTGACGATATAGGAGGACAAGCCAATGCCTTTACAGCAAAGGAAATGACCTGCTATTATATAAAGGTACTTGATTCTCACTGTCTTAAAGCTTTAGAAATTCTTTCGGATATGGTTTTAAATCCTCGATTTTCCAAAGAGGATATAGAAAACGAAAAAAATGTAGTGCTTGAAGAAATTGCTATGACAAACGATTCTCCCGACGAAACTGCTGTGGAAAATCTCATTAACAGTGTATGGAGCCCAAGCCCTTTTTGTTTTCCTATTTTAGGAAACGAGCAGACTGTCAAAGGCTTTGAACGTCAAAAGCTTTTTGAATATAAAAACAGCCGCTACACCTGCGACAATATCGTTATTTCAATTTCCGGAAGCTTTGACAAAAAACAGATTAAGGCTTTTATTGAAGCTACCTTTAAAAAATCACAAAGCTCTCCCCTTTCTATCCCCGAGCCAATTTATCGAAAATCCATACAGCTTTTGAAGCGTGATTTTGAGCAAACTCATATCGCTATAGGCTTTAAGTCAATAGGAACAGACGACAGCGAGAAAAACGCCTCTTTATCTGTTCTTAACTGTATTTTAGGTGCAGGAATGTCCTCGAGGCTTTTTCAAAGCATACGTGAAAAAAGAGGACTTGTATATACTGTTTCATCTTTTCCCGAAAAACACAGAAAAAACGGACTTTTCTTTATTTATGCAGCTTTAAAGGCAAGCTCTCAATTAGAGGCAATAAAGCTGATAAAGCAGGAGGCTATCAATTTAATTGATAACGGCTTAATAGACGGAGAGCTTCAAAGAGCAAAAGAACAGCTCAAATCGGGAGTTGTTTTAGGTGTTGAAAGTACATCTTCCCGTTCAGGATATATGGGCAGAAGCCTTTGCATAAACGGGAAAATCAAACCCATTGAACAGCTTCTAAACGAAATTGATGCAGTAAATGAAAAACAGGTTCTGGAATTAGGCAAAGAAATACTCGACTTTAAAAATTCAAGCTTATGTATTGTAGGCTCCCCTACTGATGAGGATAAGCTTTCACAGACATTATATAACTAA
- a CDS encoding ABC transporter permease: MLFLYAPILVLILYSFNDGKTTVWKGFTFKWYKELFRDSSLMESVYNTLLIAFLAAIFATILGTLAALGIYNFKGFSKKLLLNVSNIPIINPEIVTGVSFMLLFVFLGELLNFEMGFTTVLLAHIGFCVPYVILNVMPKLRQMDISLFEAAQDLGCNPRKAFVKVVIPEIMPGVISGFLMAFTYSLDDYIITYFTRGSKFQTLPIEIATMLKKRISPTINALSALLFIITLSVLIIINIRGSKKEKEAVSGKKI, encoded by the coding sequence ATGCTCTTTTTATACGCTCCTATTCTTGTTCTTATTCTTTATTCCTTTAATGACGGAAAAACTACTGTATGGAAAGGCTTTACTTTTAAATGGTACAAAGAGCTTTTCCGTGATTCTTCCCTTATGGAAAGCGTATATAATACCTTGCTTATTGCTTTTCTTGCGGCAATCTTTGCTACTATTTTAGGTACCTTGGCCGCTTTAGGCATATATAATTTTAAAGGCTTTTCAAAAAAGCTTCTCCTTAACGTTTCAAACATACCCATTATCAATCCCGAAATAGTAACGGGCGTTTCCTTTATGCTTTTGTTTGTTTTCTTGGGTGAGCTTCTTAATTTTGAAATGGGCTTTACAACTGTTCTTCTTGCTCATATAGGCTTTTGTGTTCCATATGTAATTTTAAATGTTATGCCAAAGCTGAGGCAAATGGACATAAGTCTTTTCGAAGCGGCGCAGGATTTAGGCTGTAATCCCAGAAAAGCCTTTGTAAAGGTTGTTATTCCCGAAATTATGCCGGGTGTAATATCTGGCTTTCTTATGGCATTTACCTATTCTTTAGATGACTATATAATAACTTATTTTACAAGAGGCTCTAAATTCCAGACGCTTCCAATTGAAATTGCAACAATGCTTAAAAAGCGTATTTCTCCCACTATCAATGCTCTTTCGGCTCTTTTATTTATTATAACCTTAAGTGTATTGATTATAATAAACATACGGGGAAGTAAAAAAGAAAAAGAAGCCGTATCCGGCAAAAAAATTTAA
- the potA gene encoding polyamine ABC transporter ATP-binding protein, translating to MEHGFIISLKDIYVEFDNEIILNKINLNIKDKEFVTFLGPSGCGKTTTLRIIGGFLTPDSGDIFFEGEKINGMPPHKRNVNTVFQKYALFPHLNVYENVAFGLRLKKMPEAQIKQKVTQMLNIVDLKGYEKRSVSKLSGGQQQRVAIARALVCDPKVLLLDEPLGALDLKLRKDMQIELKRIQKQTQTTFIYVTHDQEEALTMSDTVVVMNNGVIEQIGTPTDIYNEPANAFVADFIGEANILNGTMLNDFSVSVCGAQFTCIDKGFEINQPVDVVIRPEDIDIIDAEKAKLKGPVVNAVFKGVHYEMTVDIDGCMWLIHSTSCQPVGKTVGIDFIPDNIHIMNKMFSTSDNIFKADVTYCNAQENYFEIEVEGKALTVHGKTFEEGTKLSIKLAPEDIYIAGDGNGDFTAYIVSVIYKGSHNEIILETDERKWIMNCEQDEQVATYVPICFNLDNAEFTVIDTSSEVTGGEI from the coding sequence GGTCCCAGCGGTTGCGGAAAGACTACTACGCTGAGAATAATAGGTGGTTTTTTGACGCCTGATAGTGGGGATATTTTTTTTGAAGGGGAAAAAATCAACGGTATGCCTCCTCACAAAAGAAACGTTAATACCGTTTTCCAGAAATATGCTTTATTCCCCCATCTTAACGTTTATGAAAACGTTGCTTTCGGTTTGCGTCTTAAGAAAATGCCCGAAGCTCAGATAAAGCAAAAGGTAACTCAGATGCTTAATATTGTTGACCTTAAGGGTTATGAAAAGCGTTCAGTTTCCAAGCTTTCCGGCGGTCAGCAGCAGAGAGTTGCTATTGCAAGAGCTCTCGTTTGCGACCCTAAGGTGCTTCTACTTGATGAGCCTTTAGGCGCTCTTGACCTTAAGTTGCGTAAGGATATGCAAATTGAGCTTAAGAGAATACAAAAGCAGACCCAAACAACTTTTATATATGTAACTCACGACCAGGAAGAAGCTCTTACTATGTCTGACACTGTTGTTGTTATGAATAACGGCGTTATAGAGCAAATAGGCACTCCTACCGATATTTATAACGAGCCTGCCAACGCTTTCGTTGCAGACTTTATAGGTGAAGCCAATATACTTAACGGCACTATGCTGAACGATTTTTCCGTATCTGTATGCGGAGCGCAGTTTACCTGTATAGACAAGGGCTTTGAAATCAATCAGCCTGTAGACGTAGTTATACGTCCCGAGGATATCGACATAATTGATGCTGAAAAAGCAAAGCTAAAGGGTCCTGTTGTAAACGCTGTTTTCAAGGGCGTTCACTATGAAATGACAGTTGATATTGACGGCTGTATGTGGCTTATTCATTCCACCTCCTGTCAGCCTGTGGGAAAAACTGTAGGTATTGACTTTATTCCCGACAATATTCACATTATGAACAAGATGTTCTCCACCTCAGACAATATTTTCAAAGCTGATGTAACCTATTGCAACGCTCAGGAAAACTACTTTGAAATTGAAGTAGAGGGCAAAGCTCTTACAGTACACGGAAAAACCTTTGAAGAAGGAACCAAGCTTTCCATTAAGCTTGCTCCCGAGGATATCTATATTGCAGGCGACGGAAACGGAGATTTTACTGCATATATAGTTTCCGTTATCTACAAGGGCTCTCACAATGAGATAATTCTTGAAACCGACGAGCGCAAATGGATTATGAACTGCGAGCAGGACGAACAGGTTGCCACCTATGTACCCATTTGCTTTAATTTAGACAATGCTGAATTTACCGTTATTGACACTTCCTCGGAGGTGACAGGCGGTGAAATCTAA
- a CDS encoding SDR family NAD(P)-dependent oxidoreductase yields the protein MKKALITGASSGIGKDMAIILSDMGYELFLAARREDKLIELRNSLKTKAKVIPVDLSKDGAAEFLFERVRNEQIDLVINNAGFGTFGDFVEIPLEKELEMIDLNIKALHILTKLFSKKENVRILNVASSAAFMPGPLLATYYATKAYVLRLSLAVNQELKRNNSSTSICVLCPGPVKTEFDAVAGVSFSLKGLSSRYVAKYALKKTLKGKRGKKVIVPGITMKLGRFAIRFLPDCILLKVAYFIQKRKAK from the coding sequence ATGAAAAAAGCACTTATTACAGGCGCAAGCTCAGGTATCGGCAAGGATATGGCTATTATTTTAAGTGATATGGGATATGAGCTTTTTCTTGCTGCCCGGAGAGAAGATAAGCTTATTGAGCTTAGAAACAGCTTAAAAACAAAAGCTAAGGTAATTCCTGTTGACCTTTCCAAAGACGGTGCCGCAGAGTTTCTTTTTGAGAGAGTAAGGAATGAGCAAATTGACCTTGTTATAAACAATGCAGGCTTTGGCACTTTTGGAGATTTTGTTGAAATTCCTTTAGAAAAAGAGCTTGAGATGATAGACTTAAACATAAAGGCCTTGCACATACTTACAAAGCTCTTTTCAAAAAAAGAAAATGTCAGAATACTTAATGTAGCCTCCTCTGCCGCTTTTATGCCCGGTCCTTTACTTGCCACATACTATGCCACCAAGGCATACGTTTTAAGGCTTTCTCTTGCAGTTAATCAGGAGCTTAAAAGAAACAACAGCTCTACCAGTATTTGTGTTCTTTGTCCCGGACCTGTTAAAACCGAATTTGATGCTGTTGCAGGTGTAAGCTTTAGCTTAAAAGGACTTTCAAGCCGATATGTTGCTAAATATGCTCTCAAAAAGACTCTCAAAGGAAAAAGAGGCAAGAAGGTTATTGTACCCGGTATAACAATGAAGCTTGGCCGTTTTGCAATCCGCTTTTTACCCGACTGTATATTACTTAAGGTTGCTTACTTTATTCAAAAAAGAAAGGCTAAATAG
- a CDS encoding ABC transporter permease yields the protein MIIFTVVPLAMVAYYAVTNKQGELSFEPMMKILIYKDAFIRSLIIAFISTAICLIIAYPLAYIMSRCRANARRTMVMLIMLPMWMNFLLRIYSWMMLLQDGGIISNIISFFGIKATLLGNSGAVVLGMVYNFLPFMVLPLYTVMLKIDNSIIEAANDLGANTLRTFSKVIIPLSVPGIISGITMVFVPAASTFLVSTYLGGPNDMLIGDIIQKEFPISRNVGSAMSLVLMVIMLIFIGVMNKFGDEEAIF from the coding sequence ATGATAATTTTTACTGTTGTTCCTCTTGCTATGGTTGCTTACTACGCTGTTACAAACAAGCAGGGTGAGCTATCCTTTGAGCCTATGATGAAAATTCTTATTTATAAGGACGCCTTCATTCGCTCCTTGATAATTGCTTTTATTTCCACAGCAATTTGCCTTATTATCGCCTATCCCTTAGCCTATATAATGTCCCGTTGCCGTGCAAATGCAAGGCGCACAATGGTTATGCTTATAATGCTTCCTATGTGGATGAATTTTCTTTTGAGAATTTATTCGTGGATGATGCTTTTGCAGGACGGCGGTATTATCAGCAATATTATTTCCTTTTTCGGAATTAAGGCTACACTGTTGGGAAACAGCGGTGCTGTAGTTTTGGGAATGGTATATAACTTTTTGCCCTTTATGGTGCTTCCTTTATATACCGTTATGCTTAAAATAGACAACAGCATAATAGAGGCGGCAAACGATTTAGGTGCAAACACTTTAAGAACCTTTTCTAAAGTAATTATACCTTTGAGTGTTCCCGGTATAATTTCTGGAATAACTATGGTTTTTGTTCCCGCTGCCAGCACCTTTCTTGTATCCACCTATTTAGGCGGTCCTAACGATATGCTTATAGGTGATATAATTCAAAAGGAATTTCCTATTTCAAGAAACGTAGGCTCGGCTATGTCCCTTGTGCTGATGGTTATAATGCTTATTTTTATAGGTGTTATGAATAAATTCGGCGACGAGGAAGCCATCTTCTGA
- a CDS encoding spermidine/putrescine ABC transporter substrate-binding protein yields the protein MKKTISFIILIAVLLGVLSMSGCKSYEGEINVYNWGEFISDGSEGTLDVIAEFEDRYNIKVNYTTYETNEEMYDILKSTNSSYDIVIPSDYMIGKLIEKGLVQKINFDNVPNYKNIMDSYKNLPFDPNNEYCVPYSAGIVAIVYNKNMIQDNIDSYSAMWNEAYKGKILMIDNSRDAMAIAMLLKGITPDVVTKEDIDIATSYLKEQKPFLKKYAMDQTFPEMENNQAAIAAYYAGDIVSMMGNNENLTYALPKEGTNKFVDCMCIPTSSKNKELAEKFINYMLEAEIAKANAEYIGYSTPNKAAFELLDDEIKSNELSYPSEEYMNKCFYFSNLPDDVYEYMQEMYLQAKN from the coding sequence TTGAAAAAAACTATATCTTTTATTATTCTTATTGCTGTTTTACTCGGCGTTTTATCTATGTCCGGCTGTAAAAGCTACGAAGGCGAAATCAACGTTTACAACTGGGGCGAATTTATTTCTGACGGTTCTGAAGGTACTCTCGATGTAATTGCAGAATTTGAAGACAGATACAACATCAAAGTAAATTATACAACCTATGAAACAAACGAAGAGATGTATGACATTCTAAAAAGCACAAACTCTTCATATGACATAGTTATTCCCTCCGACTATATGATAGGCAAGCTTATAGAAAAAGGACTTGTTCAGAAAATCAATTTTGACAATGTACCAAACTATAAGAACATAATGGACAGCTACAAAAATCTGCCCTTTGACCCCAATAATGAATACTGTGTACCCTACTCTGCGGGTATTGTTGCTATTGTTTACAACAAAAATATGATACAGGACAATATTGACAGCTACAGCGCTATGTGGAATGAAGCATACAAGGGTAAAATTCTTATGATTGACAACTCCCGTGATGCTATGGCTATTGCTATGCTTCTAAAAGGAATTACCCCCGATGTAGTTACAAAAGAAGATATTGATATTGCTACAAGCTATCTTAAAGAACAAAAGCCTTTTCTTAAGAAATATGCTATGGACCAGACCTTTCCCGAAATGGAAAACAATCAGGCTGCTATTGCTGCTTACTATGCAGGCGATATTGTAAGTATGATGGGCAATAACGAAAATCTGACATATGCTCTTCCTAAGGAAGGTACAAACAAATTTGTTGACTGTATGTGTATTCCCACCTCTTCCAAAAACAAAGAGCTTGCAGAAAAATTTATAAACTATATGCTTGAAGCTGAAATTGCAAAAGCAAATGCAGAGTATATAGGATATTCCACTCCAAACAAGGCGGCATTTGAGCTTCTTGATGATGAAATCAAAAGCAACGAGCTTTCATACCCTTCTGAAGAATATATGAACAAATGCTTCTATTTCTCAAATCTTCCTGATGATGTTTACGAATATATGCAGGAAATGTACTTGCAAGCAAAAAATTAA